ACTACCCCTGGGCCAATTAACTCTTTACTGCAGATGCCCTAATCCACTGGATGGTGTGCCTACCTCCATCCTTCATGTCAAGGGCTTGCCTCAAACCAAACATAAGCGCCGCTTTGAGATAAAAGCATTTCAGTTCATGGAGCTGAAGTCTaaaaagtaccttgatgaagaggTAAGAACTTCTCCAAGATGGATACTTGAATAAATATCTGAGTTgactaattttgtttttcttgtcccTCCCAGATCTATTTCATGTGTTCCACAGAAGTCTGTCTACCTTCTGAGAAGCAATGTATAGAAGGCTGCTTTGGTAATGATTTTAGATCTTTTAATGGGTATTTGGTATCCTGCATCATATATAATGGAGTAACTTTTTCCTTTGGTCTTTCAGGCTAGGCCTCAGCATTCATTGGATCAGCCAGAATATCAGCCTCCAATAAAAACACTTGGAGAAGGCTTATGATTAATGGATCAtgttttgtaattaaaatgcaaataaattctTTACCTACCATCTGGAGGCAGTTTGTCTTCCATCAGTTTCATGGTTGATGCTGTTCAACTTGCTGAATGGAGGTTTTACTATAGATCCTGTGCTTAAAATTGTGTCCACTTTTAAACTCTGTGTAGATGCTATGGAGTTAACTGCAAGTGAACTGGTTTCACCAATGTGTAGGAGCAGATAAATGAATTTTGAATGTGAAATTATTCCATTTAATGTGTATGACTAGAGGTACACAATGTTCACACTTAAGATGCTGATAGGTGAAAACATGTATGGTGAAAGCCAAACAGTGTACAGGTATCAAACATCTCCTTAACTTTACTGCCATGGTTGTGAAGTCAAGTTTTGACAGGCAGGCTTGTAACAGTTGAGTGTGGCCAATTACTTGTGAAATGAATCTTTAGGGGAATGTAGCTGATGTCTGAAACGTAAGACTACTATGCGTATATGCAATGATGTTCTTTTGGTAAAATATTGCAGTAGCGTGACCTATGGTAGAACCAGCTAGCTACCTTCTGAAATGAGGTTGTAATGGTGCTGTGCTAGTGTGAAGGAAAATGTAAGAATGACCTGTAGATGTTGTGATCTTACAAATGGTTTAACTTATTTGCATTTCAGTAGGCCTACAGTTGAGAAAAGAGCTTTAACTGGGTACTTCATTCAGGTAACAAGCTAGTTTGTTAATCTCAAAGCATTGATCCATCTGAAGTAGTCTGACTTTGAGAAACAATTTAACTTGCACAAcctaaatatattaaaaacatgaGTTAAAAGGAGACTTCAGAATGTTCTGCTTTGCTCTTAACAGTTGGGTTTTCTCAAAGTAAAGCTCCACACGTAGAGTTCAAATAGTTCACTATAAAAAGTGTttggtaaacttttttttaaaaaaaaaaaaaacctttttttcaaaaaaagggtATGACTAAAATATCCTCTTCCTTggtgtatttcatttaaattggagggacatttttccccatggaggaacttttttttttttttttttttttttttttcccgccccTTCCACCCTGCAGAGGAGAAGGGTATAATAATGCAAAGCGAAAGGGACGCGATTACAATTAATTCCGAGAGGATCGAATAAAATCGCTACAGGATTAAGTTTTAACTATCGCTAGTATGTTTTGGGAAGTTGCCAGCGCCAATCACATAACTGTGAAATGTGCATCTTACAtcattcattgttttaattcagataTTACCTTTTCCGAATCTAATTGTCTATAATAACAGACTtcgtattttatttttcaagtaGGAACCACAGGGCTATCGTACGATGCGGGCCGGAACAGTAATGCAGTTACACCAACATCCCACGCGCTCATGAGAAGTAGTTGAGAAGTGTGCTGCGCGAGCTGAGCGAGTAGCGGCCGGACAGCATTAGCTTACATTTTCTGCTAAGGAAGAACAGAGTCGAACTCCTTGCCAGGTTCGTACTCTTGTGTCCAACTGTGCAAGATCACTAGGCTTTTAAACTGCCTGCTTCAAAACTTACTGCCTGCTTCTGAACTGAGCAAAATGATCTCCCAGAAGTGGATGTTTTCTTTCATGATTATGATcgtataattaataatttcagtttaagcttgtatttattttatataatatatgatCTTAAATGTTTGCTAATGTCAAGGATTTCCCCCCCAATCAGCCATTATTATAGATTATTTGCTGAGAAGACTTTATAAGACTAGAACTTCAGCTAGTCAGCTCTTTCCTCAATAGACAGACTGGTGTAGTATTCAGCTAGTAGTAACGTGGCCTGCTGAATAGGAGGATGTCATTTTCTGCAACAAAAGGATCAATGGAGGAAACGGCCAACAATGAGCCAGTTAAAAGCCTAGAGGTCAGCAGTTGGGACAAAGGCTCGGCTGCCATCAAGCAACAGTAAGTAaagctgtatgttttttttttttcttttatttaaaaaaaactgtttttcactttCTATGTTCTTGTGTTAGCATGCAGCCTTGTCCTGTCTAGCTTTGTCCTTTTTTGCTTGCAGGTATGTCACAACTAAAGAGAAATTCCACGAGTCCATAGACTCAGCGTGGCAGAAAGAGGGAGTCCAGAGGTGTGGTGGCAATGGCCAGTCTGCACAGGGGGATCGAAAAACTCAGGAGGAAGATGCTGTCGAGCCTCCGGGAAAGAAGATAAAACTGGAGGAGCAGACGGAGGacaggaaagagaaagaagatgGAAAGAAAGCCAGAGGGCAGTTTAAGTGCAGACCACACCGGAAACCTCATAATTATGACATAAGGCTGTGCCCCTCAGTAGTTCAGGTACGTATCACAGACATTGAATGAACTAGAAATTGTACGTATGTGTACTATATTTTCTGCATATAGACTAGTGTCACGTTTATTTTcctgtacatttcagaaatgctAAGATCTCGTCATAATAATAAGCATAAATCctaaaatgtatgtgtttttcataCACTCAGGAGCGCGCAGATAAGTGTTTTTATGGAGATAAATGCAAATTCTTCCATGACATAGCAGAGTACATGTCAGTGAAGCCTGAAGACATTGGGGAGCGCTGTCACCTCTTTGACACTTTTGGAAGGTGCCAGTATAGCGTAACGTGCAGGTTTGCTAAAGCTCACACCGGCGAGGGCTTCAAGAACTTGGTGAATgaggagctgctgaagaagCATGAGGGCAGGCTGATGGTAAAAAATGCCCTGGACAAAGACTTGCAGCGGCGCCTGCGCAAGAAGCAGGTGAGCTTTAAGGCTTCGGAGGCTTACCTGAAGACCATTAACAAAACGGCAAGTCAGGGAGCTTCGAAAAAGAAGGCTGCTGAGTGCCAGGCACTGCAGTGCTCTAATGGGGATGCTTCTACAGCTGGACAGGATGGACAAAACTGCACTGCTGAGGACGCTGCTACAGTAGATGGTTTGAAGGCTGAGTCTGTTGCAGAGAAACAGACAAGCGCAGAAGAGCTGAGTGGAAGTGCGGGAGACTGTGAGAAGAGGACTCCTCATGTTGAACCTACAGGCTTGAATTCCAGTGAGAAAACACAGGACACCCAGAAGCCGTCTCCTATAAAGACCGTTGGCGCTTTGACTGATGCTGATCTCATAAAACTTCGCCCTTCTGAAAAGAAACAGGTAAGTTTAAAGGTTAAGACCAAATTGCTGATGCTTGTGATCGCTGTCTGCAGTCCAGTCCTGGGTGCAGAGCGAAGGCCAGCCTCTTGCCTCGAGCCGCCGGTCCCTTGGCTGTTTCATACATATCCCGGCTGTCTTAGGTCGTGTTCATAGCCAGTGAATGTTGTCGCATTTCAGTTGGAGTTTAGTTTTCCTGCAGTTTTTCTTGACATGTAAAGGAGACAGAGCTGACAGGAACTGGAGAAGGACCACATGCCTGCTGTCTTTTCTTTCTAATGGACATAAATTGCTCCATAATTAGACAATCTATTCTAAGTTTTTGTGTGTTGTcttataaattaatttacatgtcTTAAACTGCAACTGGAGATGAtgaacagtaatttaaaaattttttttcccccaaaaatctTTTTCAGAGGACTAGGAAATGTGTGTTAGAGAGACAAATCTAACCACCACAATTTCCTTTTAGGTGGATTTTCGGGATAAGATGTACCTTGCTCCCCTGACAACTGTAAGCACAGTTTCATTTCACTCAAATACTGTTGTTTGTCAATGACCTTTCTTCAAAGCTTCATACCTGTATGTCTTTGTCTCTTACAGTGTGGGAACCTTCCATTTCGTCGCATATGCAAGCGCTTTGGTGCGGACATCACCTGCGGGGAGATGGCCATGTGCACCAATTTGCTGCAGGGCCAGTCGTCTGAGTGGGCCTTGCTCAAAAGGCACGAGAGCGAGGATCTCTTTGGTGTACAGGTCAGAGAAGTCATCAGGCACTTTGAGCTGGGGTGTGCAGTTTGACTGCTGAGGTGGGGACTCCTTAGAACTCTatgccatccatccatgtcAATCAGATATGCCTTCTCAAATACATAGTCATTGTAGCTGTAATTATCATGGTGCCCATATTGTTGAAAAACACAGTTGCGCATAATTTCATGAAGATAAAGGTGACTGCTTTGTGCTGTGATGAATAAACTGGGCAAGAAGGTTTATGCATTCTGAAATCTACAGATAAAGATGTTTTTAGTTCTAGTATTTTAGCTAAAACAGCATATCTTTGTGCTGTGATATTAGTTTGAAGCGGAAGAACAGTTACACTCTATTGGGTTTGTGAAAACAACtccattcattttcagcttGAGGGCTGCTTTCCTGACACCATGACCAAGTGCGCAGAGCTACTCAACCACAACATTGAAGTGGACTTTGTTGATATCAATTCAGGCTGTCCCATTGACCTTGTGtacaaaaaggtaaaataacATCTTTCAGGATATCTGAAACTGTACAGAGTAGAGCATCCATTTGGAGCATAATTATCAAAATAgctggtggcacggtggcacagcgagtagcgcttctgtctcacagtgcctgggtggtgcgagaggacatgggttcaatccccagtcggtctgtgtggagtttgcatgttctccctgtgtctgtgtgggtttcctccgggtgctccggtttcctcccgtagtcgaaagacatgctgttcaagtttccccaaagtgtgtgagtgacagagagagtgtgttccactggtgtatggatgagtgacccattgtaagtagtgtatctagcagtgtaagtcaccttgatgaataaggtgtgtgggctgataacacttcatggagttcattggaaatcgctttggataaaagtgtctaagtaaataaatgtaaataggttAACTTTTGGAAATCCATTCTTCTTTTAGGGAGGTGGTTGTGGACTGATGACACGCACTCATAAATTTGAACAAATTGTCAGAGGAATGAACTCAGTAAGTCATTATTTTCAATTGACTGTACATGTATACTTGGAAAGTAATTAAGCAGTAATCTTGAATCATTATGAGGCGTGCTAATACAGATACATTTCCAATGTTCTGCCCAGTCAGATTATTGCTGTATCACTGTTTTCATATGCTGCAATCTCTGCAGTGCAGTTGACAAGCAGGCTACAACTACACATCTGTCGCTTTCGGTCCATTTCTGTTCTTAGGTCCTTGATGTCCCTTTAACGGTTAAAATTCGGACCGGTGTTCAGGATAAGGTCAACATAGCGCACAAACTCATCCCAGAAATGAAAAACTGGGGAGTCTCCATGATTACGGTAAGTTCTGTAATGTTAACTGATTCAGAGGGTGgggttaaaaacaaattcattaattcataatTGTTTAGTAGAGGGTAAAGGATCTATAAGGTCAAGACAAGATACACCGTGGACAGGATGCTGGTCCATAACAgggctaaaaaataaatattctttctttttcaagcTGCATGGGAGGTCTCGGGAGCAGCGCTATACAAAGCTGGCTGACTGGGAGTACATTGACAACTGCTCTAAACTGGCTAGCCCGATCCCTCTCTTTGGTAAACAAAATCTTCATAATAGCTAGCGTGTTCATGTTGGTATGCATAACAGAACTAGCTGTGAGCCATCAGATGTGAAAACAAGGCCTTGCATCCCTACAGGCAACGGGGATATTCTGTCATACGAGGATGCGATAAAAGCCAGAGAAACCGGTGTGTCTGGAATCATGCTGGGAAGGTAATGTGAACTGATGGCGATGTGCCTCTTCATGTTTGGCAAGCTGTGCTGGAATAACTGAagtaaatagctttttttttctgttttccagggGTGCTCTGATCAAACCGTGGATTTTCACGGAGATAAAGGAGCAAAGGCACTGGGATATTTCCTCAAATGAGCGAATGGACATCTTGAAGGACTTCACGCGATTCGGGCTAGAACACTGGGGTTCAGACACACAGGGCCTGGAGAAGACCAGGAGCTTTCTCCTGGAGTGGCTCTCCTTCTTGTGCAGGTAGAGAGGGCATATAGGAAGTAACCTCACTTCTTCCAGAAATAAAACCCTTTTTGATCTTGCTTTAATCAGcacattcataaatattttcttacatttttgatGCCATATTGGCCATAACCTTGACTGCCTCTAGTGCTGCTATGTTGTGTTTGgcagaggtttttctccaaagtgacgtacagctgAGATCATATGAAGAAAACCAGCTGAtagagcatttttttaatttaatttttgagaGACTTCTTAGATGATGTTGTCacagtaatgtatttttattataatttttaattacatttaattacaagAGTGACCTTATTATATTTTTAGGTATATTCCAGTGGGACTGCTTGAGCACGTGCCGCAGAAGATCAACGAACGGCCTCCTTACTATATGGGCAGGGACTACCTGGAGACCCTGATGGCCAGCCAGCATGTGGGAGACTGGATAAAGATCAGGTAAGCCCCTTAGATGTTTGAGTTTTGAATTCTGACTTTGCATGAGGGGTGTACTTTTtgcatgcataaaaatgtaaatgtgtactttGTATGTCTTTTCTGACGCATGTGCTTTAATGAATAAGGGTTAAcgtaacttttttttctttctgcagtgaaatgttGCTTGGACCAGTACcacaaaatttcagttttctgcCTAAACATAAAGCCAATGCTTACAAATAACTTGTCTAAAGATGGCAGTGTTGTTCTGTGTTTGatgaatacatacatatacgctaatttatagaaaaaagtttttattgtgATGTAGGACATATGTTCTTAAGTCATAatcatgattttaaaaaaaaaaaaaaaatcatgtagtATTGAATtagccaaaataaaaaaatggtttattgtCTGATGATACCTGAAGATTGCTAAAAATTGTACACTTTCAAATGAACGATTTTATTAAACCACCTATCTATACAACGACATACGCGTATAATTTTGTTGGTCTATACTCATACACCCACgttgaaaaaaaataccagtcATAAAATCCtttaaatattcaatatttcCTGAGAgtcaaaaggaaaatattgtaGGAACCCGAGAATGTACAGATGTAGAAGAGTAAGTCCACAACATGAGTCTAATACACAAGTGAATCAGCTGTTTCCTGTGCTTAAGTAACTTAATGATATTACCGTATGTCCCAAAAACTGCCGGACCGGAGTCAAACTGTTCGATTGACAATTGGACTCAACCAATCAGCAGACGGTATGAGTGCCTTTGTGTCCAATGGGAATATTAGCAGGGCGGGTTTTGTAAGAGGAGAactactttttcctttttagcGGGGTGAAAATATGTTCCCCAAAATGATAACAGCACCGGTGTCGAAAAGGAGGAAGATATTCAACAAACCGCTATTTTACCGTTCAAGAGACAcgcattttctttaatttacaaCGACTGACAACCGTATAATTGATAACAGCGTTTAGGAATTATAAACCGCTTcaagaaattacttttattaaaagttTCAGTCAGTGCTGTGCAAGAGAA
This genomic interval from Scleropages formosus chromosome 23, fSclFor1.1, whole genome shotgun sequence contains the following:
- the dus3l gene encoding tRNA-dihydrouridine(47) synthase [NAD(P)(+)]-like isoform X2 — its product is MEETANNEPVKSLEVSSWDKGSAAIKQQYVTTKEKFHESIDSAWQKEGVQRCGGNGQSAQGDRKTQEEDAVEPPGKKIKLEEQTEDRKEKEDGKKARGQFKCRPHRKPHNYDIRLCPSVVQERADKCFYGDKCKFFHDIAEYMSVKPEDIGERCHLFDTFGRCQYSVTCRFAKAHTGEGFKNLVNEELLKKHEGRLMVKNALDKDLQRRLRKKQVSFKASEAYLKTINKTASQGASKKKAAECQALQCSNGDASTAGQDGQNCTAEDAATVDGLKAESVAEKQTSAEELSGSAGDCEKRTPHVEPTGLNSSEKTQDTQKPSPIKTVGALTDADLIKLRPSEKKQVDFRDKMYLAPLTTCGNLPFRRICKRFGADITCGEMAMCTNLLQGQSSEWALLKRHESEDLFGVQLEGCFPDTMTKCAELLNHNIEVDFVDINSGCPIDLVYKKGGGCGLMTRTHKFEQIVRGMNSVLDVPLTVKIRTGVQDKVNIAHKLIPEMKNWGVSMITLHGRSREQRYTKLADWEYIDNCSKLASPIPLFGNGDILSYEDAIKARETGVSGIMLGRGALIKPWIFTEIKEQRHWDISSNERMDILKDFTRFGLEHWGSDTQGLEKTRSFLLEWLSFLCRYIPVGLLEHVPQKINERPPYYMGRDYLETLMASQHVGDWIKISEMLLGPVPQNFSFLPKHKANAYK
- the dus3l gene encoding tRNA-dihydrouridine(47) synthase [NAD(P)(+)]-like isoform X1, with the protein product MSFSATKGSMEETANNEPVKSLEVSSWDKGSAAIKQQYVTTKEKFHESIDSAWQKEGVQRCGGNGQSAQGDRKTQEEDAVEPPGKKIKLEEQTEDRKEKEDGKKARGQFKCRPHRKPHNYDIRLCPSVVQERADKCFYGDKCKFFHDIAEYMSVKPEDIGERCHLFDTFGRCQYSVTCRFAKAHTGEGFKNLVNEELLKKHEGRLMVKNALDKDLQRRLRKKQVSFKASEAYLKTINKTASQGASKKKAAECQALQCSNGDASTAGQDGQNCTAEDAATVDGLKAESVAEKQTSAEELSGSAGDCEKRTPHVEPTGLNSSEKTQDTQKPSPIKTVGALTDADLIKLRPSEKKQVDFRDKMYLAPLTTCGNLPFRRICKRFGADITCGEMAMCTNLLQGQSSEWALLKRHESEDLFGVQLEGCFPDTMTKCAELLNHNIEVDFVDINSGCPIDLVYKKGGGCGLMTRTHKFEQIVRGMNSVLDVPLTVKIRTGVQDKVNIAHKLIPEMKNWGVSMITLHGRSREQRYTKLADWEYIDNCSKLASPIPLFGNGDILSYEDAIKARETGVSGIMLGRGALIKPWIFTEIKEQRHWDISSNERMDILKDFTRFGLEHWGSDTQGLEKTRSFLLEWLSFLCRYIPVGLLEHVPQKINERPPYYMGRDYLETLMASQHVGDWIKISEMLLGPVPQNFSFLPKHKANAYK